From Chryseobacterium sp. H1D6B, a single genomic window includes:
- a CDS encoding HAD family phosphatase: MTEFNVSKIKVIFMDIGGVLLTNGWDYNSREKAAEIFNFDFKEMNILHNFIYNVFEIGSVSFDQYLNTVLFHSPRDFTKDEFKEFIFSQSTELPQMLEWLKKWKKQTDLPVFALSNENLDLNEYRIQTFKLHEVFDGFFSSCYVGVRKPDPRIFKMAMDIAQVKPDECLYFDDRPMLADAAKNLGINSILHENFETTKTILENFTRK, encoded by the coding sequence ATGACTGAATTTAATGTGTCGAAAATAAAAGTAATCTTTATGGATATCGGCGGTGTATTGCTTACCAATGGCTGGGATTACAATTCGCGGGAAAAGGCTGCGGAAATTTTTAATTTTGATTTTAAAGAAATGAATATTCTGCACAATTTCATTTACAATGTTTTTGAGATAGGAAGCGTTTCATTCGATCAATATTTAAATACCGTTTTATTTCACTCGCCTCGCGATTTTACAAAAGACGAGTTTAAGGAATTTATTTTTTCTCAGTCGACAGAGCTGCCACAAATGTTAGAATGGCTGAAAAAGTGGAAAAAGCAGACCGATCTGCCCGTATTTGCCCTCAGTAATGAAAATTTAGATCTCAATGAATATCGAATTCAGACCTTTAAATTACATGAAGTATTTGACGGCTTTTTCTCATCGTGCTATGTGGGAGTGCGAAAACCAGATCCGCGAATCTTTAAAATGGCCATGGATATTGCCCAAGTTAAACCCGATGAGTGTCTTTATTTTGACGACAGGCCGATGTTAGCCGATGCTGCTAAAAACCTGGGGATTAACAGCATTCTCCATGAAAATTTTGAAACTACTAAAACTATTCTCGAAAATTTTACAAGAAAATAA
- a CDS encoding RpiB/LacA/LacB family sugar-phosphate isomerase, with product MSKVVRKIGICADHGGFELKERIKTFLLDNQFEPVDFGAKELDAADDFPDYVIPLAKAVADGEVSRGIAICGSGVGACVAANKVSGVRAGLITDYFSAHQGVEDDDMNLICLGGRVTGYASAEELVLAFLNAKFIGAERHLRRLKKIQNLENNS from the coding sequence ATGTCCAAAGTAGTAAGAAAAATAGGAATCTGTGCGGATCACGGCGGTTTTGAACTCAAAGAAAGAATAAAAACTTTTTTACTTGATAATCAATTTGAGCCTGTTGATTTTGGGGCAAAGGAATTAGATGCTGCCGATGATTTTCCGGATTATGTCATTCCGCTTGCAAAAGCTGTAGCTGATGGAGAAGTTTCTCGCGGTATTGCGATTTGTGGCAGCGGAGTGGGTGCATGTGTTGCAGCCAATAAAGTTTCAGGCGTCAGAGCGGGTTTAATTACGGATTATTTTTCAGCACACCAAGGGGTGGAAGATGATGATATGAATTTAATCTGTCTCGGCGGCCGTGTAACAGGTTATGCAAGTGCAGAAGAGTTGGTTTTAGCTTTTTTGAATGCCAAATTTATCGGGGCAGAAAGACATCTGCGCCGCTTAAAAAAAATTCAAAATTTGGAAAACAATTCATAA
- the tkt gene encoding transketolase, which produces MENENLIQKSIDTVRVLAADAVQKANSGHPGTPMALAPLGHVLWSEFMRYNPQNPEWANRDRFILSCGHACMLQYSYLHLTGYKITLKDIENFRQLHSITAGHPEYGLTPGIEVTTGPLGQGFANGVGMAIAQQYMAERYNQPDFNIFDYKIYAICSDGDLMEGVSAEAASLAGHLGLGNMIYFYDSNHITIEGDTDLAFDEDVSKRFQAYGWHVQDLPDINDLEALSNAIKNAQKETGRPSLIKVRSHIGYGSPNKQNSAAAHGSPLGKDEVRLVKENFGFDPDKNFVVPDDVSEFYRKAGKKSSENEDKWNELYENYKKRHPDLAKEYESITSGKLPEDWEEKLPVFEAGEEMATRKASGKTLNAIAAYLPQLIGGSADLSPSTDTVLDAYKSFSAKDRDGRNFHFGIREHAMGSVLNGMALSNYLIPYGATFLIFSDYMRPPLRLASIMKIRQIMVFTHDSIALGEDGTTHQPVEQLIGLRTVPNMTVIRPADANETAQAWRVAIEHKDGPVAIVLTRQGIPVIDQKKYANAKNLEKGAYILSDSEGEPDIILIATGSEVHLILEAQEELKKSNIKARVVSMPCWNLFDQQTSAYKEQVLPKKNRKRLAVEAGSPVGWMKYTTDDGDVIGIDKFGESAPAEEVMKEYGFTVENVVKKAEALFLKKE; this is translated from the coding sequence ATGGAAAATGAAAATTTAATTCAGAAAAGTATTGATACAGTAAGAGTTTTAGCGGCTGATGCGGTACAAAAAGCAAATTCTGGACATCCCGGAACACCTATGGCTTTAGCCCCGTTAGGTCATGTGCTGTGGTCGGAGTTCATGCGTTACAATCCTCAAAATCCCGAATGGGCAAACCGTGACAGATTTATTCTTTCCTGCGGTCATGCGTGCATGTTACAATACAGTTATCTGCACTTGACCGGTTATAAAATTACACTCAAAGACATTGAAAATTTCAGACAATTACACAGCATTACGGCAGGTCATCCTGAATATGGACTTACTCCTGGAATTGAAGTTACAACAGGTCCATTAGGACAGGGATTTGCTAACGGAGTAGGAATGGCTATTGCTCAGCAATATATGGCAGAACGTTATAATCAACCTGATTTCAATATTTTCGACTATAAAATTTATGCAATTTGCAGTGATGGTGATCTTATGGAAGGTGTTTCTGCCGAAGCTGCATCGCTTGCGGGACATCTGGGGTTGGGAAATATGATTTATTTCTACGACAGCAATCATATTACGATAGAAGGCGATACTGATTTAGCTTTTGATGAAGACGTATCTAAGAGATTTCAGGCTTATGGATGGCATGTGCAGGATCTGCCAGATATCAATGACCTGGAAGCATTATCCAACGCGATTAAAAATGCGCAGAAAGAAACCGGCCGTCCATCGCTGATAAAAGTCCGCAGCCATATTGGTTACGGAAGTCCCAATAAACAGAATTCTGCTGCTGCACACGGATCTCCTTTAGGGAAAGATGAAGTCCGTCTGGTTAAAGAAAATTTCGGATTTGATCCAGATAAAAATTTCGTTGTTCCTGATGATGTTTCAGAATTTTACCGTAAAGCAGGGAAAAAATCTTCTGAAAATGAAGATAAGTGGAATGAATTATATGAAAATTATAAGAAAAGACATCCTGATCTTGCCAAAGAATATGAATCTATCACTTCAGGAAAATTACCCGAAGACTGGGAAGAAAAACTTCCGGTATTTGAGGCTGGTGAAGAAATGGCGACCCGAAAGGCTTCAGGAAAAACGCTGAATGCGATTGCAGCATATTTACCTCAGTTAATCGGCGGTTCAGCAGATTTATCACCCTCTACAGATACAGTTCTTGACGCTTACAAATCCTTTTCAGCAAAAGATCGGGACGGACGTAATTTTCATTTTGGAATCCGTGAGCACGCAATGGGATCGGTCCTTAATGGAATGGCGCTCAGCAATTATTTGATTCCATACGGAGCAACATTTTTAATATTTTCAGATTATATGCGTCCGCCGCTTAGGCTTGCTTCCATCATGAAAATACGTCAGATTATGGTTTTTACCCACGATAGTATTGCTCTTGGCGAAGATGGAACAACCCATCAGCCTGTAGAACAACTGATAGGATTACGTACGGTTCCCAATATGACGGTCATTCGACCGGCAGATGCTAACGAAACCGCACAGGCTTGGCGCGTAGCCATTGAACATAAAGATGGACCAGTAGCCATTGTATTAACCCGTCAGGGAATTCCGGTTATCGATCAAAAAAAATATGCGAATGCGAAAAACCTAGAAAAAGGGGCTTATATTCTTTCAGATTCAGAGGGTGAACCGGATATTATTCTCATTGCCACAGGCTCAGAAGTTCATTTAATCCTTGAAGCACAGGAGGAATTAAAGAAAAGTAACATTAAGGCACGGGTTGTAAGTATGCCTTGTTGGAATTTATTTGATCAGCAAACTTCCGCTTATAAAGAACAAGTTTTACCAAAGAAAAATAGAAAAAGATTAGCGGTAGAAGCAGGTTCACCTGTTGGCTGGATGAAATATACGACTGATGATGGGGATGTCATCGGAATTGACAAATTTGGAGAATCTGCACCGGCCGAAGAAGTGATGAAAGAATACGGATTTACGGTAGAAAATGTAGTAAAAAAAGCAGAAGCCTTGTTTTTGAAAAAGGAATAA